The Ancylobacter sp. SL191 nucleotide sequence GTGGGCACAGCCACGCGACGCTTGCGACAGCACATGACGTACGATCAAGGCAGGTTCAAGACCAGAGTGAGCGTTGAACCGTGCTTGGCCGATCAGCCATGCGTCTGGCGCAGTGCCGATGCAATCATGTCACACATTACTTAGCGACGCGTTGCTGACCCGAGGCTTGCCAATGGTCGACATTCCTCGGGCCCCCATCAAGCGCCGTCGGAGCGCTTGTGTTCCCGGTGCCAGCCGACCATCGCGTCGGGGAAGCAGTCGGTCGAGGCGAAATAGGGCTTTATGTCGAGGAGCGGCGTGCCGTCGAGGCAATCCAGCCCCGCCACGGTGAGGCTGTCCGGGTGGAGGGCCAGCACGCGCACCGCGCTCATCGCGATGGGGTTGGGCCGCGCCGGGCTGCGCAGCGCGAAAGTGCCGCGCCCGAAGCCATAGCTGCGCGGCACCTGCACCACGAGGTTCCGCGGCGCCTGGTCCATCCAGTAAAGCAGCCAGAGATGGGTGGTGCCCGCCAGGCCCTCCAGCGCGGGGCGGAAGGGGGCGTCGATCTCCACCGTGCAGGGCGCGTCCGATTCGCGGCTGTTGCGCGGGCAGTCCGCCCGCCGCGTCCAGGGGGTGCGCAGGCGGCCGATGAAGTGCAGCCCGGCATCCGGCGTCGCCGGCAGCTCGACCGCGACCTCGCCGGGGCGGATGCCGAAATCGGGTGATGCGGAGGGGTGGGGCGACGGGGTGTCATCGGGCGGGTTCATCGCAGCGACTTTACTCTGTGGGGAACCGTCAGCAAGGAGCGCGCTGCCGGCACGGGCCGGCCGCGCCGACGGATACACACAAGCCTGTACACACAAGCCTGACTGGTCATCCGGTTGGCCTGATCGTCCACCTCACTGCACTGACACGCCACGGCGTGAGACTGGTATGCCAGCCCTGCGTCAGCCCTCTTGCGCGCGGCCCGAATAAGACATAAACATATCTTTATATCTTTTCGGACCAGTAACCAGCGACAGATCGAGACGCCCGTGGCGAGCCTGCCCTTATCCTTCCCGCTGCTGCTCGACGGCCTCAAGGCGGCCGGCGAGGATACGCGCCTGCGCCTGCTGGCGCTGATCGGCGAGGGGGAACTCACGGTCTCCGAGCTTACCGAGATTCTCGGCCAGTCGCAGCCGCGAATCTCCCGGCATCTCAAGCTGTTGGCGGAAGCGGGTCTGGTCGAAAGATACCGCGAGGCGAGTTGGGTGTTCTACCGCCGCGCCACCGAAGCGCCCGCCGCCGCGCTCACTGACGCGCTGCTGGACCTCATCGCCCCCGACGACGCCATCCTGCTGCGCGACCGTGAGCGGCTGGAAGCGGTGCGCGCCGCCCGCGCCGCGCAGGCGCAGGCCTATTTCCGCGCCCATGCCCATGAATGGGACGCCATCCGCCGCCTCCACGCTCCGGAGGAGCAGGTGGAAGCCGCTATAAAATCAGCGCTTTCCGGCGCGAGCATCGGCAGCCTGCTCGATCTCGGCACCGGCACGGGCCGCATTCTCGAGCTGTTCGCCGGCGAGATGGAGCGCGGCGTCGGCATCGACCTGTCCTCGGAAATGCTCAGCGTCGCCCGCGCCAATCTGGAGCGCGCCGGGGTGCGCAACGCCACGGTGCGCCAGGGCGACATCTACAGCCTTGCTTTGCCACGCGATTCCTTCGATGTCGTGGTGGTCCATCAGGTGCTGCATTTCCTGGAGGACGCCCCGCGTGCCCTCAAGGAAGCCGCCCGCGTGCTGCGTCCGGGCGGGCGGCTGCTGGTGATCGACTTCGACCCGCATGATCTTGAGTTCCTGCGCGAGCAGCACGCCCATCGCCGCCTCGGCTTCGCCCCCGAGATCATGGAAAATTGGCTTGTGCAGGCAGGACTTAGCCCTCAATCGCACCGTCTGCTCGCGCCGCAAGCTGACGGCAAGCTAACCGTGTCACTCTGGCTGGCCCGCGATCCGCGCATCGCGCTGGCCTCAGCCCAAAACAACAGGGAGGTCGCCTGATGTCGTCGGATATCGAGCGCCGCAGCCGCCGCGCCGGCGGGCGGCCCATTTCGGTCTCGTTCGAGTTCTTCCCGCCGAAGACGCCGGAGATGGAGGCCACCCTGTGGTCCTCCATTACCCGTCTGGCGCCGCTCGCGCCGAAATTCGTCTCCGTGACCTATGGCGCGGGCGGGTCCACCCGCGAGCGCACCCACACCACGGTCGAGCGCATCGTCAAGGAAACCCGCCTGTCGCCGGCGGCGCACCTCACCTGCGTCTCCGCCTCGAAGGACGAGGTCGACGAGGTCGTGCGCGGCTATTGGGATGCCGGCGTGCGTCACATCGTGGCCCTGCGCGGCGATCCGCCGGGCGGCGTCGGGCAGGCCTATGAGCCGCATACGGACGGCTACAAGAGCTCGGCCGAGCTGGTCGCCGGCATTCGTCGCATCGCGAATTTCGAAGTATCCGTCTCGGCTTACCCGGAAAAGCACCCGGAAAGCCCGAGCCTCGACACCGATCTCGACATCCTCGCCGCCAAGGTCGAGGCCGGGGCGACGCGGGCCATCACCCAGTGCTTCTTCGACAATGACCTCTACTTCCGCTACCTCGACAAGGTGCGTGCGAGGGGTATTGACGTACCGATCGTGCCGGGCATCCTGCCGGTGTCGAATTTCAAGCAGGCGAAGAACTTCTCGGAGAAGACCGGCACCTACATGCCGGCCTGGCTCGCCGGGCGCTTCGAGGGGCTCGACAATGATCCCGAGACCCGCAAGCTGATCGCTGCCGCCGTGGCGGCGGAGCAGGTGTTCGATCTCGTCGATCGCGGCGTGACCGAGTTCCATTTCTACACGCTGAACCGCGCCGACCTCGTCTACGCCGTCTGCCACCTGCTCGGCGTGCGCCCGCCGCAGGAGGCCGTGGGGGCAGGGCAGGCGGCGGCGTGAGCGGAGAGGGACGAGATGCCCTATAGTAGGGGCATCTCACGGAGGCGGAGCATGAGCGAGCCGGACAACTTCATCCTGACGCTGCTGCGCGAAATCCGCGCGGAGATGAAGGAAGGGTTTCAGAGCATCGACCGTAAGCTCGTCGAACACGACGTTCGTTTCGACGACTTGCACAAGAAGATCGAGAGCCTGAAGCAGGCGATGCATGGCGAATCCGTGCTCGGTCGTTACGCCACCGCCGAGTTCGAGGACCGCCTCGATGCCATCGAGAAGCGCCTCGCAAAACTCGAAAAAGGCCATTGATCGTAAGTGTTTGGTTTGCTGTCGTACTGACGTTACTGCCATGGCGGAGGATCTCCGCGCGTGAAATGAGTGCTCCATGACCAACCCACCCGCCGACACCTTCGCCGCCCTTCGCACTGCTGCTGCCGAGCGTATTCTCGTGCTCGACGGCGCCATGGGGACGATGATCCAGCAATTGAAGCTGGATGAGGCGGGCTATCGCGGCGAGCGGTTCAAGGGCTGGAACCGCGACCTCAAGGGCAATAACGACCTGCTCAACCTGACGCTGCCGGACGCGGTGCGCGACATCCACCTCGCTTATTTCCTGGCGGGGGCCGACATCGTCGAGACCAACACCTTCTCCGGCACCACCATCGCCATGGCCGATTACGGCATGGAGAGCCTAGTCTACGAGATCAATTTCGAGGGCGCGCGCGTCGCCAAGGAGGCGGCGAAGCTCGCGGAAGCGAAGGACGGGCGCCGCCGCTTCGTTGCCGGCGCCATCGGTCCGACCAACCGCACCGCCTCAATCTCCCCGGACGTCAACGACCCCGGCTTCCGCGCGACGAGTTTCGATGAGCTGGCAACGGCTTATGGCGAGCAGGCCGGCGCTCTGATCGATGGTGGCGCCGATATCCTGCTGATCGAGACCATCTTCGACACGCTGAACGCCAAGGCCGCCGTCTTCGCCATCGAGCGGCTGTTCGAGGAGCGCGGCATCCGCCTGCCGGTGATGATTTCCGGCACCATCACGGACCTCTCCGGCCGCACCCTGTCCGGTCAGACGGCGGCGGCGTTCTGGTACGCGCTGCGCCACGCCAGCCCGTTCTCCATCGGCTTCAACTGCGCGCTCGGCGCCAAGGAGATGCGCGCCCATATCGACGAATTGTCGCGCCTCGCCGACACCTTCGTCTGCGCCTACCCCAATGCCGGCCTGCCCAACGAGTTCGGCCTCTATGACGAGAGCCCGGCGGCGATGGCCAAGCTGGTCGGCGAGTTCGCCGCTTCCGGCCTCGTCAACATCGTCGGCGGCTGCTGCGGCACGACGCCGGACCATATCCGCGCCATTGCCGATGCGGTGTCGCCGCACCGTCCGCGCGTGGTGCCCGAGATCGAGCCGCGCCTGCGCCTCTCCGGCCTCGAACCCTTTGAGCTGACCCCGCAAATTCCCTTCGTGAATGTCGGCGAGCGTACCAACGTCACCGGCTCCGCGCGCTTCCGCAAGCTCATCACCAATGGCGACTACACCGCCGCGTTGGCGGTGGCCCGCGATCAGGTGGAGAACGGCGCGCAGGTCATCGACATCAACATGGACGAAGGCCTGCTCGATTCCGAGAAGGCCATGGTGACCTTCCTCAACCTGCTCGCCGCCGAGCCGGATATCGCCCGCGTGCCGATCATGGTCGACAGCTCCAAGTGGAGCGTGATCGAGGCGGGCCTGAAGTGCATTCAGGGCAAGGGGATCGTGAACTCGATCTCCATGAAGGAGGGCGAGGATGCCTTCCGTCACCATGCAAGGCTGGTGCGTGCCTATGGCGCGGCGGTGGTCGTCATGGCCTTCGACGAGCAGGGCCAGGCCGACACCTATGAGCGCAAGATCGAGATCTGCACGCGCGCCTATCGCATTCTGGTGGATGAGGTCGGTTTCCCGCCCGAGGATATCATCTTCGATCCGAACATCTTCGCGGTGGCGACCGGCATCGAGGAGCATTCGGGCTATGGCGTCGCCTTCATCGAGGCGACGCGGGCGATCCGCCAGCAGCTGCCGCATGCCCATATCTCCGGCGGTGTGTCGAACCTGTCCTTCTCCTTCCGCGGCAATGAGCCGGTGCGCGAGGCGATGCACGCGGTATTTTTGTACCACGCCATTGGCGCGGGCATGGATATGGGCATCGTCAATGCCGGCCAGCTGGCGCTCTATAACGAGATCGAGCCGGAACTGCGGGAGGCCTGCGAAGACGTGGTGCTCAACCGCCGCGAGGACGGCACCGAGCGCCTGCTGGCGCTCGCCGAGCGGTTCCGCGGCGGCGGCAAGGAGCGGCGCGAGGCCGATCTCACCTGGCGCACCCAGCCGGTGGCCAAGCGCCTGGAGCATGCGCTGATCAACGGCATCACCGATTTCGTCGAGGTCGATGTCGAGGAAGCCCGCCAGCAGGTGGCGCGCCCGCTCCACGTCATCGAGGGGCCGCTGATGGCCGGCATGAACGTGGTCGGCGACCTGTTCGGCGCCGGCAAGATGTTCCTGCCGCAGGTGGTGAAGTCCGCCCGCGTGATGAAGCAGGCGGTGGCCTATCTCATGCCCTTCATGGAGCAGGAGAAGATCGACAACGGCACCACGGGCGACTCGTCCGCCGGAAAGGTGCTGATGGCGACGGTGAAGGGCGATGTCCACGACATCGGCAAGAACATCGTCGGCGTCGTGCTCCAGTGCAACAATTACGAGGTGATCGACCTCGGCGTGATGGTGCCGACGGCGAAGATCCTCGACGCGGCGCGAGAGCACAAGGTCGACGTGATCGGCCTGTCCGGCCTCATCACCCCCTCGCTCGACGAGATGGTCCATGTCGCCTCGGAAATGGAGCGCGAAGGTTTCACTGTACCTCTGCTGATCGGCGGCGCGACGACCTCGCGCGTCCACACGGCGGTGAAGATCGCCCCGCAATATGTGCGCGGTCAGGCGGTCTATGTGACGGACGCCAGCCGCGCCGTGGGCGTGGTCTCGAACCTGCTCAACGACAATACCCGCGAGGAATATGTCGCGAGCCTGCGCGCCGAATACGCCAAGGTGGCCGACGCCCATGCCAAGAGCGACCGCAACAAGGTCCGCGTGAAGCTGGAGGAGGCCCGCGCCAACCGGCTGGTGCTCGACTTCGACAGCTACCAGGCGCCGGTGCCGACCTTCCTGGGCACGCGGGTGTTCGAGGAATACGACCTCGGCGAGTTGGTGCCCTATATCGACTGGACGCCGTTCTTCCAGTCTTGGGAGCTGGCGGGCCAGTTCCCGCGCATCCTCGACGACGCGAAGGTCGGTGTTGCCGCGCGCGCGCTCTACGAGGATGCCCAGCGCATGCTGGAAACCATCGTCGCGGAGAAGTGGCTCACCGCGCGCGCCGTGGTCGGCTTCTGGCCGGCCAATGCGGTGGGCGACGACATCGTGCTGTTCACCGGCGACGACCGCGCCTCGGAGCTCGCCACGCTGCACACGCTGCGCCAGCAAATGGGCAAGCGCGAGGGGCGGGCGAATGTCGCACTAGCCGATTACATCGCGCCGAAGAGCACCTGCGTGCCCGATTATATCGGCGGCTTCTGCGTCACGACGGGCTTTGGCGAGCCCGAGCGTTCGGACGCCTTCAAGGCGGCTAATGACGACTATTCCTCGATTCTTCTCAAGGCCTTGGCCGATCGTCTTGCAGAGGCTTTTGCAGAGCGGATGCATGAGCGGGTGCGCAAGGAATTCTGGGCTTATGCACCGGATGAAGAACTTCAGAATGAGAATCTGATTCAAGAAGCCTATCGCGGCATCCGTCCCGCGCCGGGCTATCCGGCGCAGCCCGACCATACGGAAAAGGCGACTCTTTTCAGCCTGTTGGAGGCGACGCCTAAGATCGGCGTGGAGCTGACCGAGAGCTTCGCCATGTGGCCGGGCGCGGCCGTGTCGGGCCTCTACTTCGCCCACCCGGACGCTGCCTATTTCGGCGTCGGCCGGGTCGAGCGCGATCAGGTGGAGGACTATGCCCGGCGCAAGGGCATGAGCGTGGAAGAGGCCGAGCGCTGGCTGGCGCCGGTGCTTAATTACGACCCGCTGAGCCACAAGAAAATCGCGGCGGAGTAGCGCATTCCCGCGCGCTCGAACTCCGTCGCGCGTCTTAGGCGTCGGCGATGGCGCGTTCGAGGAAGCGGGCGGCGGCCAGCGCGGTACGGTCGCGGCCGAAGCGGCCGACCACCTGCACGCCGATCGGCAGGCCGGTTGCTCCGGTGAGGCCGGTAACGTTCACACAGGGCGCACCGGTAAGGGTCCACAGCCGGTTGAAAATGGCGGAGCCGGTGGTGGCAAATCCCTCCGGCGCCTCGCCGGGCGCGGCGAAGGTGATCAGCGCATCATAGCCCGCCATCAGGTCGGCCTGCGCGTTGCGCGCCTTGCGGGCGGCGCGGCGGGCGGCGTCATAGGCGTCCGGCGTGGTCGTCTGTGCCTCTTCCAGATAGGCATGCAGAACCGGGGAGAGCTTGTCGCGGTGGCGATCCCACTCATCGGCCATGGCGAGCGAGGCCTCATAGGCCTGCACCACGGCGCTCGCGGCATCACCGGTTTCCAGCGCCGGCGGCAATTCGACCACCTCTACCTGCGCCCCGGCGCGCTCGGCGGCGCGGATGGCGTCTTCCAGCGCGGCATGGGCGTCATCGGCGGCAAGGCCGGCCCGCATTGTCTTGGCGACGGCAAAGCGCGGACGCGCGGTTTCCGCATCGAGGTCGAAGTCGCGCCCGGTAATCGCCGCCATGGCAAAGGCGACATCCGCCACATGGGCGCCGAACAGTCCAATGGTATCCAGCGACCATGCAAAAGGCTTGAGGCCGAGCACCGGCAGCAGCTTGAAGGAGGGCTTGTAGCCGGTGACGCCGCAGAACGAGGCGGGGCGGATCACCGAGCCGCCGGTCTGCGTGCCGATGGCAATGGGCAGCATCCCCGCCGCCACCGCCGCCGCCGAGCCGGAGGAGGAACCACCGGGGCTGTGGCTCAGCCGGCGCGGGTTGCGGGTGGGGGAGGGTTGCAGAAAGGCGAATTCGGTGGTGACCGTCTTGCCGGCGATCAGCCCGCCAGCCCGCGCGATCATGCGCACCACGGCTGAATCGGCCGCCGGGTAATAGCCGGCGAAGAGCGGCGAGCCGCGTTCGGTGGCGAAGTCCACCGTGTCGAGAATGTCCTTGATGCCGACCGGCAGGCCCGCCAGTGCCGTGGCCGCAAGGCCGGGTGCCTGCGCGGCGGCGCGCAGCGCCTCGGCGTCGAAGCTGGCGAAGGCGCCGACCTCGCTCTCGCGCGCGGCGATCGCTTCCAGGCACCGCTCGGCCACGTCGACCGGCGAGAGGTGCCCGGCACGGATGGCCTGGGCGAGGGCGGCGGCGGAAAGCATCTCGGTCATGGCGTCGCTCGCGCTATCGAATGTCGCGTCGCTGTCGCATGCCGTCACGACTGCCGCAAGCGCGAGGGTGGCCTACTGCCCCGTGCGGTTCGGCAACACATCGCGCAAGTTTATGGATTGGCTCACCGAATTTCGTTTGAGCCCTTGCATCGCAAGGCTTAACCGCAGATCGTTCTGTCAGGTGGGGCGCGTTGCGATGAATATTCTCTCGATCCAGTCCTGGGTCGCCTACGGCCATGTCGGCAATGCCTCGGCCATGTTCCCCATGCAGCGGCTCGGCCATGAAGTGTGGGGCCTGCATACCGTGCAGTTCTCCAACCACACCGGCTATGGCGCCTGGCGCGGCGAGGTGTTCGGCGCGGGCTTGATCCGCGAGTTGGTCGGGGGCCTGGAGGACCGCAACGTGCTGCCGCGCTGCGACGGCGTGCTCTCCGGCTACATGGGCTCGGCGGAGATCGGTGATGCCATCCTCGACGCCGCGGCGCGGGTAAAGGCCGCCAATTCGCAGGCGCATTACTGCTGCGACCCGGTGATCGGCGATGTCGGCCGGGGCGTGTTCGTCCGTCCGGGCCTGCCGGAATTCATCCGCGACCGCGCCGTGCCGGCGGCCGATCTCATCACGCCCAACCAGTTCGAGCTGGACTATCTGTCCGGCCGCAGCACCGCGACCCTCGCCGGCGCGGTGGCCGCCTGCGATGCCGTCCACGCCATGGGCCCGCGCGTCATCCTCGTCACCAGCCTGCACACCGAGGACACGCCGGCCGATGCCATCGACCTGATGGCCTCCGGCCCGGACGGGCGCTACCGGGTGCGCACGCCAAAGCTGGACATTTCCGTGAACGGGGCGGGCGACGCGATCGCCGCGCTCTTCTTCGTGCACTGGAAGTCGACGCACTCGACCGCCGAGGCGCTGTCCAAGGCCGCGTCCTCGGCCTATGGCTTGCTTGCCCGAACGGCAGCCGCCGGCTCGCGAGAGATCCTCACCGTGGCCGCGCAGGATGAATTCGTCACGCCGTCCCGCCTCTTCACGCCGGAGAAGCTTTGACCGCCATGTCCCGCCGCTTTGTCACGCTCGACGTCTTCACCGATCGTCCCCTCGCGGGAAATCCGCTGGCCGTCGTGCTCGACGCCGAGGGGCTGGACAGCAACCAGATGCAGGCCATCGCCCGCGAGTTCAATCTCTCGGAGACGGTGTTCCTGGTGAAGCCGCAGGATGAGCGCAACCGCTCCAAGCTGCGCATCTTCACCGTCAATCACGAACTGCCCTTCGCCGGCCATCCCACGGTCGGTACGGCGGTGCTGCTGGCGATCCGCGACGGGGTGGAAACCTCGACCGATTTCGTGCTGGAGGAGAATGTCGGGCCGGTGCCCTGCCATGTGAATGTGCGCGGGGAGCGGCTGGGCAACGCCATCTTCACCGTGCCGAGGATCCCTGAGATCATCCACGAGGAGCCGATGAGCGTGGAAGCCTGCGCGCAGGCGCTCGGCCTCGACACCTCGGATATCGGCTTCGACGGCTACCGGCCGGTGGTCGCCTCCGCCGGCGTGCCCTTTGTGTGCATACCCTTGGCCTCGCGTTCGGCGCTGGCCCGCATCAGCCCGAGCGCGGCGCGGCTGATTGGCACCTTCGGCGGCGAGGCGGATTCGGTCTATGTGTTCTGCCGCGACGAGGATGGCGAGGGCGATTTCCGCGCCCGCATGTTCGGCGCCAATATGGGCATCGACGAAGACCCGGCGACCGGTTCCGCCGCCGCCTCCTTTGCCGCCGTGCTGTTCGCCGGCGAGCGCCCCGAGGACGGTTTCCACGCTTTCGACATCCTTCAGGGCGTCGAGATGGGCCGGCCGAGCCTGGTGCGGCTCGGGCTTGAAGTGACCGAGGGCGCGCTTACCGCCGTCACCATCGGCGGCGGCGCGGTAATCGTCGGCGAGGGCGTGATCCATGTGTGACGTGGCATTCGGGGTCTCCCGCCCGTGACTCTCGGGGCTGCCGGACCGATCGAGACCCTTACCCTCGATCGTCTCGACATGTGGCTCGATCCCGGCCCCTGCGCGCTGTCCGCCGAGAACCGCCCGGCGATCGACGCGCATTTCGCCGATCGCGTCGCGGCCCAGCCGGGCATCTGGAACGGGCCCATCCTGCTTATGGTCGAGCACCGGATCGAAGCCGGCGTGCTGACCGGCCGCTACGCGCAGGCCGATTACGCCTCGTTGCTGTGGCTGCTGGCCACCGAGCCGCCGCATGCCATCGCGCGTAACGCCTTTGCCATGGGAGCGCTGCGCGGGGCCGATGGCGGCTTCGTGCTTGCCCGCATGGCGCCGTGGACCGCTAATGCCGGCCGCATCTACTTCGCCGCCGGCACGCCGGACCCCTCCGACGTAATGCCGGATGGCCGGGTCGATCTTGACGGCAGCCTGCTGCGCGAACTCACCGAGGAGACCGGCATCGCCGCCCATGAGGTGACGCCGGCGACCCAGTGGACGGCGCTGCGCGACGCGCGCCGGCTTGCCTTGCTGCGCGAGATCGTCGCCGACCTGCCCGCCGAGGCGCTCGCCGATCGTATCCGCGCCCATATCGCCAGCGAGGAGCGCCCGGAGATCGACGCGGTGATCGTCGCGCGCGGGCCGGACGACCTTGCCGAAGGGATGCCGCCTTTCATCCGTAGCTATCTCCTGTCCGCCTGGGGACACCCCGGAAATGCCGCGTGACTTTTCGGACTAATCAGTTCGAAAATGGCACGCCGCTCGCATGTCGGGGCGCCTCGAAGGGCGGATCACGGGATCAGCCCGCCGCTACCGCCCTCTTTAGGCTCGGGGAGATGAGAGAAATGGTCGTCAAGTCGTCCGGCAACCTGCCGCTTTTTTCCGCAGGGAGCATTGATCGGCGGCAGCTTCTGGCGCTCGGCGCCGGAGCGCTCGCCCTTACCACGTTCGGGAGCGCGGCCTTCGCCGCCAAGGGCAAGCCCATCAAGGTCGCCGCTATCTTCACCGTGCCGGTGGAGCAGCAATGGGTGTCGCGCATCCACAAGGCGCTGAAGGCCGCCGAGGCGCGCGGCGACATCACCTACAAATTCTCCGAGAACGTCGCCAACACCGATTATGAGCGGGTGATGCGGCAGTACTCGCAGGAGGGCGCGGACCTCGTGGTCGGCGAGGTCTTCGCGGTGGAGCGTCCCGCCCGCAAGGTGGCGGCGGACTATCCCAAGACCGCCTATCTGATGGGCTCGTCCTTCGGCCCGACGAAGCCGAACTTCTCGGTGTTCGACAACTTCATCCACGAGCCGTCCTTTCTGACCGGCATGGTGGCCGGCAAGACCACCAAGTCCAACGTCATCGGCCTCGTCGGCGGCTATGCCATCCCCGAGGTGAACCGGCTGATGCAGGCCTTCATGGAGGGCGCCCTGTCGGTGAACCCGAACGTGAAGTTCATCGTCACCTTCATCAACTCCTGGTACGACCCGCCCAAGGCCAAGGAAGCCGCCTTCGCCCAGATCGACAAGGGTGCGGACGTGCTCTACGCCGAGCGCTTCGGCGTCTCCGATGCCGCCAAGGAGCGCGGCGTGAAGGCGATCGGCAATGTGATCGATACCTCCAGCCAGTATCCCGGCACGGTGGTCGCCTCGGCGCTGTGGCACATGGAGCCGACCATCGACCGCGCCATCAAGGCGGTGATCGACGGCACCTTCACCGCCGAGGATTACGGCCCGTTCAGCT carries:
- the tsaA gene encoding tRNA (N6-threonylcarbamoyladenosine(37)-N6)-methyltransferase TrmO; its protein translation is MNPPDDTPSPHPSASPDFGIRPGEVAVELPATPDAGLHFIGRLRTPWTRRADCPRNSRESDAPCTVEIDAPFRPALEGLAGTTHLWLLYWMDQAPRNLVVQVPRSYGFGRGTFALRSPARPNPIAMSAVRVLALHPDSLTVAGLDCLDGTPLLDIKPYFASTDCFPDAMVGWHREHKRSDGA
- a CDS encoding ArsR/SmtB family transcription factor, which codes for MASLPLSFPLLLDGLKAAGEDTRLRLLALIGEGELTVSELTEILGQSQPRISRHLKLLAEAGLVERYREASWVFYRRATEAPAAALTDALLDLIAPDDAILLRDRERLEAVRAARAAQAQAYFRAHAHEWDAIRRLHAPEEQVEAAIKSALSGASIGSLLDLGTGTGRILELFAGEMERGVGIDLSSEMLSVARANLERAGVRNATVRQGDIYSLALPRDSFDVVVVHQVLHFLEDAPRALKEAARVLRPGGRLLVIDFDPHDLEFLREQHAHRRLGFAPEIMENWLVQAGLSPQSHRLLAPQADGKLTVSLWLARDPRIALASAQNNREVA
- the metF gene encoding methylenetetrahydrofolate reductase [NAD(P)H] yields the protein MSSDIERRSRRAGGRPISVSFEFFPPKTPEMEATLWSSITRLAPLAPKFVSVTYGAGGSTRERTHTTVERIVKETRLSPAAHLTCVSASKDEVDEVVRGYWDAGVRHIVALRGDPPGGVGQAYEPHTDGYKSSAELVAGIRRIANFEVSVSAYPEKHPESPSLDTDLDILAAKVEAGATRAITQCFFDNDLYFRYLDKVRARGIDVPIVPGILPVSNFKQAKNFSEKTGTYMPAWLAGRFEGLDNDPETRKLIAAAVAAEQVFDLVDRGVTEFHFYTLNRADLVYAVCHLLGVRPPQEAVGAGQAAA
- the metH gene encoding methionine synthase, translated to MTNPPADTFAALRTAAAERILVLDGAMGTMIQQLKLDEAGYRGERFKGWNRDLKGNNDLLNLTLPDAVRDIHLAYFLAGADIVETNTFSGTTIAMADYGMESLVYEINFEGARVAKEAAKLAEAKDGRRRFVAGAIGPTNRTASISPDVNDPGFRATSFDELATAYGEQAGALIDGGADILLIETIFDTLNAKAAVFAIERLFEERGIRLPVMISGTITDLSGRTLSGQTAAAFWYALRHASPFSIGFNCALGAKEMRAHIDELSRLADTFVCAYPNAGLPNEFGLYDESPAAMAKLVGEFAASGLVNIVGGCCGTTPDHIRAIADAVSPHRPRVVPEIEPRLRLSGLEPFELTPQIPFVNVGERTNVTGSARFRKLITNGDYTAALAVARDQVENGAQVIDINMDEGLLDSEKAMVTFLNLLAAEPDIARVPIMVDSSKWSVIEAGLKCIQGKGIVNSISMKEGEDAFRHHARLVRAYGAAVVVMAFDEQGQADTYERKIEICTRAYRILVDEVGFPPEDIIFDPNIFAVATGIEEHSGYGVAFIEATRAIRQQLPHAHISGGVSNLSFSFRGNEPVREAMHAVFLYHAIGAGMDMGIVNAGQLALYNEIEPELREACEDVVLNRREDGTERLLALAERFRGGGKERREADLTWRTQPVAKRLEHALINGITDFVEVDVEEARQQVARPLHVIEGPLMAGMNVVGDLFGAGKMFLPQVVKSARVMKQAVAYLMPFMEQEKIDNGTTGDSSAGKVLMATVKGDVHDIGKNIVGVVLQCNNYEVIDLGVMVPTAKILDAAREHKVDVIGLSGLITPSLDEMVHVASEMEREGFTVPLLIGGATTSRVHTAVKIAPQYVRGQAVYVTDASRAVGVVSNLLNDNTREEYVASLRAEYAKVADAHAKSDRNKVRVKLEEARANRLVLDFDSYQAPVPTFLGTRVFEEYDLGELVPYIDWTPFFQSWELAGQFPRILDDAKVGVAARALYEDAQRMLETIVAEKWLTARAVVGFWPANAVGDDIVLFTGDDRASELATLHTLRQQMGKREGRANVALADYIAPKSTCVPDYIGGFCVTTGFGEPERSDAFKAANDDYSSILLKALADRLAEAFAERMHERVRKEFWAYAPDEELQNENLIQEAYRGIRPAPGYPAQPDHTEKATLFSLLEATPKIGVELTESFAMWPGAAVSGLYFAHPDAAYFGVGRVERDQVEDYARRKGMSVEEAERWLAPVLNYDPLSHKKIAAE
- a CDS encoding amidase, with the translated sequence MLSAAALAQAIRAGHLSPVDVAERCLEAIAARESEVGAFASFDAEALRAAAQAPGLAATALAGLPVGIKDILDTVDFATERGSPLFAGYYPAADSAVVRMIARAGGLIAGKTVTTEFAFLQPSPTRNPRRLSHSPGGSSSGSAAAVAAGMLPIAIGTQTGGSVIRPASFCGVTGYKPSFKLLPVLGLKPFAWSLDTIGLFGAHVADVAFAMAAITGRDFDLDAETARPRFAVAKTMRAGLAADDAHAALEDAIRAAERAGAQVEVVELPPALETGDAASAVVQAYEASLAMADEWDRHRDKLSPVLHAYLEEAQTTTPDAYDAARRAARKARNAQADLMAGYDALITFAAPGEAPEGFATTGSAIFNRLWTLTGAPCVNVTGLTGATGLPIGVQVVGRFGRDRTALAAARFLERAIADA
- the pdxY gene encoding pyridoxal kinase PdxY, whose translation is MNILSIQSWVAYGHVGNASAMFPMQRLGHEVWGLHTVQFSNHTGYGAWRGEVFGAGLIRELVGGLEDRNVLPRCDGVLSGYMGSAEIGDAILDAAARVKAANSQAHYCCDPVIGDVGRGVFVRPGLPEFIRDRAVPAADLITPNQFELDYLSGRSTATLAGAVAACDAVHAMGPRVILVTSLHTEDTPADAIDLMASGPDGRYRVRTPKLDISVNGAGDAIAALFFVHWKSTHSTAEALSKAASSAYGLLARTAAAGSREILTVAAQDEFVTPSRLFTPEKL
- a CDS encoding PhzF family phenazine biosynthesis protein gives rise to the protein MSRRFVTLDVFTDRPLAGNPLAVVLDAEGLDSNQMQAIAREFNLSETVFLVKPQDERNRSKLRIFTVNHELPFAGHPTVGTAVLLAIRDGVETSTDFVLEENVGPVPCHVNVRGERLGNAIFTVPRIPEIIHEEPMSVEACAQALGLDTSDIGFDGYRPVVASAGVPFVCIPLASRSALARISPSAARLIGTFGGEADSVYVFCRDEDGEGDFRARMFGANMGIDEDPATGSAAASFAAVLFAGERPEDGFHAFDILQGVEMGRPSLVRLGLEVTEGALTAVTIGGGAVIVGEGVIHV
- a CDS encoding NUDIX hydrolase — protein: MTLGAAGPIETLTLDRLDMWLDPGPCALSAENRPAIDAHFADRVAAQPGIWNGPILLMVEHRIEAGVLTGRYAQADYASLLWLLATEPPHAIARNAFAMGALRGADGGFVLARMAPWTANAGRIYFAAGTPDPSDVMPDGRVDLDGSLLRELTEETGIAAHEVTPATQWTALRDARRLALLREIVADLPAEALADRIRAHIASEERPEIDAVIVARGPDDLAEGMPPFIRSYLLSAWGHPGNAA